From Curtobacterium sp. MCBA15_012:
AGGACTCCCCGCTCGCCGAGGGCGACGTCGTCACCGACGCCGACCTCGCCGACGTGCACGTCGTCGACGCGGGCCCCGTCCCCGCGGACGTCGCCGCGGCGCTCGACCTGGTCGAGGCGAACGTCGGGGTCGTCGTGCTCCCCCAGTCGCTCTTCCGCGCCGCCAGCCGCAAGGACCTGGTCTCGCGGCCCCTCGACGGCGCCGCCGGGACGCGCGTCGCGCTCGTCTGGCGGGACGCGGACGCCTCGGAGACGACGGACGAGTTCATCGGCGTGGTCCGTGGGCGGACCGCGAACAGCTCGCGCTCCGACCAGGACCGGCCGGGAGGCGCGTCCCGCGTCGACGACGACGCTGCGGCCGGGGCGGACAGCCGGTCCGACGGCGGGGCCGGCTCGGCGCCCGGTGGCCGCGCCGGTTCCGGCGGGCGCGCCGGTTCGAGCAGCGGTTCCGGCGGCGGCAAGGCCAGCGCGAAGCAGACCGGCGGCGGCAAGGCCGGCGGCAAGGGTGCGCGGAAGCCCCGCGGCGGCGGCCGTCCGGGCACGCAGCGCCTCGGGAACGGGAAGCCGAAACGCGGATCCAAGGGCAACCGGTGACCGAGACGCGACTCGTCCCGATGCCGGCCGACCGGCTGCCGGGCTGGCTCGACCGGACGATGACCGAGTACGTCGCGTCGCGGATGCGCGCCGGGGAGTCGCGCGAGCGGGCCGAGGCGAACGCCCAGCGGTCCACCGAGCAGTGGTTCCCGGACGGCACACCGCTGCCGGAGCACTTCGTGTGGGACGTCGTCGACGAGCAGGACGAGGTCGTCGGGTTCCTGTGGATCGGCCCCTTCACGGTCGGCGGGTCCGAGTGGTGGGTCTTCGACGTGGAGATCGACGAGCCGTACCGACGCCGCGGGCACGCGCGCCGGGCGCTCGAGGCCGCGCAGCGCGTCGCGGCGGAGCACGGGGCGACGAGCATCGGGCTGAACGTCTTCGGCTACAACACGGGCGCGCAGGACCTGTACGCGCAGCTCGGCTACCGCGTCACCGCGACGCAGATGCAGCTGCCGCTGGCCTGAGGCGGTCCGTCGTCGGGGTGCTGCCGCGGCGGCGCTCGCTGCTGCGGGGTCCGCGGCGGTGTCGGGTGTCAGGACCAGACGCCGGAGGTCCCGCGTCGGTGGCTACCGACCAGGTGCGTGTCGACGATGCCGAGCGCCTCCATGAGGGCGTGCATCGTGGTCGGCCCGACGAAGGCGAACCCGCGCTTCCGCAGCGCCTTCGACAG
This genomic window contains:
- a CDS encoding LysR family transcriptional regulator substrate-binding protein, which codes for MTAALTIAFVPGVSPAKWVRVWRERHPDAALGLRPIGHDEVDDALTGDADMAFARMPVGAHLNAIPLWTETAVVAMPKDSPLAEGDVVTDADLADVHVVDAGPVPADVAAALDLVEANVGVVVLPQSLFRAASRKDLVSRPLDGAAGTRVALVWRDADASETTDEFIGVVRGRTANSSRSDQDRPGGASRVDDDAAAGADSRSDGGAGSAPGGRAGSGGRAGSSSGSGGGKASAKQTGGGKAGGKGARKPRGGGRPGTQRLGNGKPKRGSKGNR
- a CDS encoding GNAT family N-acetyltransferase, with protein sequence MTETRLVPMPADRLPGWLDRTMTEYVASRMRAGESRERAEANAQRSTEQWFPDGTPLPEHFVWDVVDEQDEVVGFLWIGPFTVGGSEWWVFDVEIDEPYRRRGHARRALEAAQRVAAEHGATSIGLNVFGYNTGAQDLYAQLGYRVTATQMQLPLA